A window of Glycine soja cultivar W05 chromosome 13, ASM419377v2, whole genome shotgun sequence genomic DNA:
tttggtttatatttttagtccatCATGGGTAATTGGGTATAATGatcattcttatttttctctGCATGATTTCCTTGTGACTACAGATACTGATGTTATTTTTAGTTGCATAATTGGTAACGTTTATGATATTGTTGCATGCTTTTGACATTGTTAATTTTCTGTTCATGCTTCAAAATGTTCAGGGTGAATGATCCAGTGGCTTTGAAGCTACTTGGCAAGGCAGGAGAGATGTCCACTCTGGAGGCTCCTGAGGATGAGAGCATTAAAACTCTTTATGTTGGTGGACTTGATGCTAGGGTCACTGAGCAGGATTTGCGGGATCACTTCTATGCCCATGGAGAAATTGAATCCATCAAAATGGTTCTCCAACGGGCTTGTGCTTTTGTAACATATACAACCAGAGAAGGTGCAGAAAAGGCAGCAGAAGAACTCTCCAACAAATTGGTTATTAAGGGCCTAAGGCTAAAGCTGATGTGGGGCAGGCCTCAGACAACGAAACCCGAGTCTGACGGTTCTGATCAAGCAAGGCAGCAGGCATCTGTAGCTCATAGTGGATTGTTGCCTCGGGCAGTTATATCACAGAAGCAAAGCCAGGACCAAACCCAAGGAATGCTTTACTATAACAATCTACCACCTCCTCAGCAGGAAAGAAGCTACTACCCATCAATGGATCCTCGAAGAATGGGAGCTCTTGTTTCATCCCAAGATGCTCCTGGTGGGCCTTCTGGGTCAGAGGAGAACAACCCCGGTTTGGAGAAGCAGCAAATGCAACATTATGCCCATCCAATGATGCCTCCTCCACCTGGTCAATATCATCAGTATTATCCACCATATGGTTATATGCCACCACCTCCCCCTTATCATCAATACCCACAACCTCCATACAATGCTGCAGCGGCTCCATCCCAGCCACCAGCTGCAAATCATCCTTATCCACATTCTATGCAGCCAGGTTCTTCATAATCAGGATCTTCACAGGCTGCATCTGCCCCAGCTGAAACTGGAACATCAACATCAGAGTCACAGCAGCAATAAGATTGCTCGTGTACTGATGTTTCTAGTTATGTTTAATTATTGTTCAAAGTTTTTCCTTAAACTGACCGTGCTGACAGGGAAGATATTTTCACTCAAGCTGTCTATTTACTATCTCTGCTAGCTCAATGTTGATCGCCTTGTGGCTTGaacaagttattttattttgtgctttTGTAACTCTTGGCTTCCTGGTTAGATCAGAGTGATGCTCAGCTTTAGTATATTACTTTGCACTGAATTCTAATGTTACAACTTGTGTTTTGGTATATAGCATTTGGTAAAGatgttcaattaattttatataccaTCAAGTAGTTCGTGAAGAATGTATATAGATTGTTTTAGAACCTTCTAATTGCTATTGCTGAGGGATGTATTGTGGAAAAGCTTCAATTGGCTCTTCATTGCCTGTAATATTAGTCGGTTTTTCGAGAAGTGGGATCGACACCCAATAAAATATTAGTTCAgtatctttttcatattttttgttttggctaCAGCACGTTGGTGTGGGCATTCTTAACCTTAATCATGAAGTAATATATGAATGATTAAGATAATGAAGACCATTCACTCCTAAACTCTGGATTTGCTTCTTAGTTTACAAAACTTCACATTCATCTTTCTGTCTTTCCCctgttataataatattttgtaggATCAGAACTGACTAGCTTTTCTAAACTACGAAAAATGGAATTAATTTTTAGCCTACATGATGAAATATGCTTGTGTAGCTTCTGCCTGCGAATACGTGTTTCTTCAATTAAATTAGTCCTCGTCTTGgaataatttaaacatatttataaaattagtttaacgACTAAATGTATATTCAAGAATCACtgtaattttcatttgaaagaCACATTTCTTGTGGCTCGTTTTCAAAAAAGCTAATATGACTAATTGTGgtgtatgtatatatttacTCTTCTAAGCTGCTTACAACTAACCATTACTTTGTATGGCCTAAAACGAAACTAAACCATAACCATTCTTCCATGCGCTAGAAGTCAAGATTTGTACATCAAAATATGCGTACACATGTACATTCGGCTTAGTTCATGTAAATCCCATGGCAAGAGACAAAAGAACACCTTGAAGCTCACTTCCCTATTCGTCGTTACCTAAGCAGTAGCACTTAATGCCAACATAAAAGCTTAGTATAggcaaaaagaacaaaaacatttagCTAGAGCTCTCCGAATCCAAGTAATTTTCACCtaataattatgtatataaGAAAATTAGCATCAGCCCAAATGAATGAATTACTAGCAAAATGGCTCAGAATTATGTAATTGTTGCATTGGGTTTGGTGGTGTATGCTTGGACATGGATGCAAGGTGCACATGGTGAGTACTTGATTGGGGTTGGGAGTTATGACATGACTGGTCCAGCTGCTGATGTGAACATGATGGGTTATGCCAACCCTTTACAGAACACTGCTGGTATTCATTTCCGGCTAAGAGCTAGAACTTTCATTGTGGCCGAGAGCCTTCAAGGCCCTAGGTTTGTTTTTGTCAACCTTGACGCTGGAATGGCATCCCAGCTTCTTACTATAAAGGTGCTTGAAAGACTTAATTCAAGGTACAACAAATTTTGGACTCACTTTGTACACCAAGTTAAGCAATTCACTTGATTAGTTGCATGATTTTAACACCCAACCGAGTATACGTGCAAACTAAACATATCAAGAAGAGAGATGCAAGTAACACATTTTTTGACATACTCTTATGAACACATTAATCTTTACTATTGATTGAAAATCACAAATGTTAATGAATTTCACTTCTCATTTAATGATTCTCTCTCTTCCATTAAAATCCCTCCCCTCTCTTCTCCTCCTTTGAACCAAACAATCCATTAATGAAGGAGAGGGTAGG
This region includes:
- the LOC114382321 gene encoding zinc finger CCCH domain-containing protein 40-like, which encodes MAHRLLRDHEADGWERSDFPIICESCLGDSPYVRMTKAEYDKECKICTRPFTVFRWRPGRDARYKKTEICQTCSKLKNVCQVCLLDLEYGLPVQVRDSALSIDSNDAIPKSDVNREYFAEEHDRKARAGIDYESSYGKVRPNDTILKLQRTTPYYKRNRAHICSFYIRGECTRGAECPYRHEMPVTGELSQQNIKDRYYGVNDPVALKLLGKAGEMSTLEAPEDESIKTLYVGGLDARVTEQDLRDHFYAHGEIESIKMVLQRACAFVTYTTREGAEKAAEELSNKLVIKGLRLKLMWGRPQTTKPESDGSDQARQQASVAHSGLLPRAVISQKQSQDQTQGMLYYNNLPPPQQERSYYPSMDPRRMGALVSSQDAPGGPSGSEENNPGLEKQQMQHYAHPMMPPPPGQYHQYYPPYGYMPPPPPYHQYPQPPYNAAAAPSQPPAANHPYPHSMQPGSS